The Luteolibacter arcticus genome has a window encoding:
- a CDS encoding PDZ domain-containing protein, whose amino-acid sequence MKTSLLATAFHAALLAGALAQGPGRGEVPLMRPEEAEIVQRQAIEFIDAVRPAVRPVVPSTVWVWADTGRGKRSVAYGTIVQDGSKALTKWSEIAMARGPIQVVGGDGATATATVLGVYQDEDLALLQLQGANYQPVKLTPREAPKIGRFLVAASPDDTPVSVGVVAVEARSLREKDQAFLGVIANTDPPAKGLRIESVEKGSAADAAGLEKGDLILAISGRPVGGLIELKSVLSGYRPGDKVEVRYNRKGAEATASAELKERNVDYPEFPNGRLRQMERMGDDEKALSVVREGFPSAIQTDLRVGREQCGGPVVDLDGNLVGISIARADRTRSFVIPAKHIVDLLSRNPVSVEVAEAAMEQEEQARRQQVGQNLPPQRRVPRAIPAPPGAAENLRHHLEEMELLMERMRAEMDGLEE is encoded by the coding sequence ATGAAAACGAGTCTTCTCGCGACCGCATTCCACGCCGCCCTGCTGGCCGGCGCGCTCGCCCAAGGCCCAGGCCGCGGCGAGGTGCCGCTGATGCGCCCGGAGGAAGCGGAAATTGTCCAGCGCCAGGCAATCGAGTTCATCGATGCCGTGCGCCCGGCCGTGCGCCCGGTGGTCCCGTCCACCGTCTGGGTGTGGGCCGATACCGGGCGCGGCAAGCGCTCCGTCGCCTATGGCACGATCGTCCAAGACGGGTCCAAGGCGCTCACCAAGTGGAGCGAAATCGCCATGGCGCGCGGCCCGATCCAGGTCGTGGGCGGCGATGGTGCCACTGCCACGGCCACCGTGCTCGGCGTGTATCAGGATGAAGATCTCGCGCTGCTCCAGCTTCAGGGCGCGAATTACCAGCCGGTGAAGCTTACCCCGCGGGAAGCGCCGAAGATCGGCCGTTTCCTTGTCGCCGCGTCGCCGGATGACACGCCGGTCAGCGTGGGCGTCGTGGCCGTGGAGGCGCGCTCGCTGCGGGAAAAGGACCAGGCGTTCCTCGGCGTGATCGCCAATACCGACCCGCCGGCCAAGGGCCTGCGCATCGAGAGTGTCGAAAAGGGCAGCGCGGCCGATGCTGCCGGCCTTGAGAAAGGCGACCTGATCCTGGCGATCAGCGGACGCCCGGTGGGCGGGCTGATCGAGCTCAAGTCGGTGCTTTCCGGCTATCGTCCCGGCGACAAGGTGGAGGTCCGCTACAACCGCAAGGGCGCGGAGGCCACCGCCAGCGCCGAGCTGAAGGAGCGGAATGTCGACTACCCCGAGTTTCCCAATGGCCGCCTGCGCCAGATGGAGCGCATGGGCGATGATGAAAAGGCGCTCAGCGTGGTCCGCGAAGGCTTCCCCAGCGCGATCCAGACTGACCTGCGCGTCGGCCGCGAGCAATGCGGCGGACCGGTGGTGGATCTGGATGGCAATCTCGTCGGCATTTCCATCGCCCGCGCCGACCGCACGCGCAGCTTCGTGATCCCGGCCAAGCACATCGTCGATCTGCTGTCCCGCAACCCGGTCTCCGTCGAGGTGGCCGAGGCGGCGATGGAGCAGGAGGAGCAGGCGCGCCGCCAGCAAGTCGGCCAAAACCTGCCGCCCCAGCGACGCGTTCCGCGCGCCATTCCCGCACCGCCGGGAGCCGCCGAGAATCTCCGCCATCATCTGGAGGAGATGGAGCTGCTGATGGAGCGCATGCGCGCTGAGATGGACGGGTTGGAGGAGTGA
- a CDS encoding S1C family serine protease, whose translation MKHPRFFHGVAGAVLALALLQPVWSREPVGSIEDIRKLEGKIAAVAEKAMKSTVALISEESGASGSGVITSADGLILTAAHVIEGAEEVTVVFPDGKQVKGKVLGANLSKDIGMVQIEDKGPWPFMERGESKPLQAGDWVIAMGHSTGFDPARTPPVRFGSVVSDGPGNFLTTDCTLIGGDSGGPLFDLEGKVIGINSSIGDALKNNNHAGVDGFKEDWDRLQAGEVWGRLQMDPMLNPERAVMGIELGLPVSGGGIMIASVSEHASKAGLRPGDVLESVEGKKIRDGRALMIYLAKKQAGDKVAIGIRRAGKSLDLEVELKQQNQIK comes from the coding sequence ATGAAGCATCCGAGATTTTTCCATGGAGTGGCGGGAGCCGTTCTGGCCCTCGCCTTGTTGCAGCCAGTGTGGTCGCGAGAGCCCGTGGGCTCGATCGAGGACATTCGCAAGCTTGAAGGCAAAATTGCCGCCGTCGCGGAGAAGGCGATGAAGTCCACCGTGGCCCTCATTTCCGAGGAAAGCGGTGCCTCCGGTTCCGGCGTGATCACGTCTGCCGACGGCCTCATTCTCACTGCCGCCCACGTCATCGAGGGCGCGGAGGAGGTGACGGTGGTCTTTCCCGACGGCAAGCAGGTGAAGGGCAAGGTCCTGGGCGCGAACCTGTCGAAGGACATCGGCATGGTGCAGATCGAGGACAAGGGCCCGTGGCCGTTCATGGAGCGTGGCGAATCGAAGCCGCTCCAGGCCGGCGACTGGGTCATCGCGATGGGGCACTCGACGGGATTCGATCCTGCCCGCACGCCGCCGGTCCGCTTCGGCTCGGTGGTGTCGGATGGTCCCGGGAACTTCCTCACGACCGACTGCACGCTGATCGGCGGTGACTCCGGTGGGCCGCTTTTCGATCTCGAAGGCAAGGTGATCGGCATCAACTCGTCGATCGGCGATGCCTTGAAGAACAACAACCACGCGGGCGTGGACGGCTTCAAGGAAGACTGGGACCGCCTCCAGGCCGGAGAGGTCTGGGGCCGCCTCCAGATGGACCCGATGCTCAATCCGGAGCGGGCCGTCATGGGCATCGAGCTCGGCCTGCCGGTCAGCGGCGGGGGCATCATGATCGCCAGTGTCTCCGAGCATGCTTCGAAGGCCGGCCTGCGTCCGGGTGACGTGCTCGAAAGCGTGGAAGGCAAGAAGATCCGCGATGGCCGCGCCCTGATGATCTATCTCGCCAAGAAACAAGCCGGCGACAAGGTGGCCATTGGCATCCGGCGTGCCGGCAAGTCCCTCGATCTCGAGGTTGAATTGAAGCAACAGAACCAGATCAAGTGA